The DNA window GTCCACCATAAGCTCTATGCGCTGCTCCTGAGATCAATATTTACCCAAATTTGTATCCATCCGAGTTATACACTTTCAAACTAGGGATTTAATTGATCGGGTTgacaatccaactcaacctaaccctctatttattttgttggtcGAGTTCATCTTACCACctaaatcgaaaaaaaaaattgaagtaaacCCAACCCTATTCTCGAAGAAAAATTACGTTGAGGTTGGATAGTCTAAACTGTTCAAATCATCGtgtcataaaaaaataataaaaatatttttgtattttttgaaaatatcgAGAAACTTCCTACTTTATTCAATATCATTTAATCgagttacaaataatatttggacaaaaattatttatttaccattcAAACGAGTATGTTATGATTGATTCAGAAGTCTCTCGATGATCCAAGATTGTATTACTTGGCAATTTCTAGTTGTGATTCCGTGAGATTTGATACTTGAACATAAAGTGTTCTGTCTTCGTTTGTTGTTGAAAAAATTGgtgtaaaaatttaatagatgataaaaattagaatatctATATgagtttgtttatttaaatcaCTATGAACTCATTCTATCAAGAACTTATCTATGGTAACAAACAATCGATAGTAGGAACTGTATTTGTTGATGTTCCATGGGCATTAGAACATGAGGACTGGGTGGTTTTATCAGAATCTGTAGATTTGATATCGATATCTTCAAATGCAAGGTTCTTGCAGCCTATACTCTCACTGCAACTCAATTTCACTGCCACCTTCGTTGTAGATGTTCCACGCAATCCTTGGTACAACACATCACTCACTTCTACAGCTGATGTCTGCAACATTTTCCTCGTATGTTAGTTTACCTTTTGTATATCTAGATTACGGGCAATGTTTCTTGAATCTACCTCGTTTTTGCAATCTTTTTTTCCGTTGCAGTAATACTGGTTGATTATGATTGGGTTGCGAACTTGATCTAGTGTGATTCCTCGAAACGATATCTTTCTTGCGTATCCAGATCCTCCCTATATTGAAGAAGAGACATGAACACAATTCTTCGTGTTTTAAGACATCATCAAATCAAGATTTAGTATTAACCTGCCATGTTTTGATCCTTGCTCCATACATAGTTCCTTTCAGATGACAATCTTGAACTCTCACTTCTTCTACAGCGGATGTCGCCCCGTCTTCTCCCAAGCTACCAATACTGAAACAAATAGCCTTTTTAAGCAAGACGTTTCCTCGAGAAAAAAGCAACATTTAGTAGTTTTTAAGTGATTAAACCTTATGCCATGACCAGGTCCACACTCGATGTTTGTTATGTGGATATTGGAAGAGCCTTCACTAATAGCAATACAATCATCACCTGTTATAGTAGATACAATTGAAAAATCAGTTctggaatcacgactctccacaatagtatgatattgtccattttgagccataagctctcatggctttgcttttggtttccccaaaagcctcataccaatggagatcagccaacgtgggactccctcccgacaatcctcaacaaaccTAACTGAGTTAATATATACTGGGATTGCACTACCTGTTGCAATACTGCAATTCTGAATCTTAACATCGGTTGAATAAGCAACATCAATACCATCAGTATTGGGACTATCCTCGGGTGCTAGTATGTTCAATTGAGAGATGGAAGCATGATTGCAACGAACAATATGCATATGACTTTTAGGACTATTAATATGCGTTAATCCAGAAAGACGAAGATTATCACAATCGTAAACAGCCAACGCCTGTAATCACAATACATATTCAATTGAAACACTCCCACATAAACGTAAGTAACATTTGGTACGACGATCGTAACGAACCGTGGGTCGtccatttgatttttgattCCACCAACCAGCTCCTTGCCCATCAATTTGGCCATTCCCATGTATATCAAGACCGCTCACATTGGCGAACCACAACCAATTCTTGACCTTAAACTCTTTCCAATCATCAACATCAGTTGGAGCCACAACCTTTCCAAGGATCTACACATCCCAAGTAAGTTACCATAATAACCATATGAACATAACGTAAA is part of the Cucurbita pepo subsp. pepo cultivar mu-cu-16 chromosome LG03, ASM280686v2, whole genome shotgun sequence genome and encodes:
- the LOC111790265 gene encoding probable polygalacturonase At3g15720 produces the protein MDSNFKNTCLNFATMIKKLLLQIGFLVVLVLVICLIFGLKTLHHHPQGNNDPKGNDGSPNVEYKNIDVVHYGAAGDGKTDDSQAFLKAWMAVCKATTPSAMLVPSSKTFLLNPVKFEGPCMSSNVGVKILGKVVAPTDVDDWKEFKVKNWLWFANVSGLDIHGNGQIDGQGAGWWNQKSNGRPTALAVYDCDNLRLSGLTHINSPKSHMHIVRCNHASISQLNILAPEDSPNTDGIDVAYSTDVKIQNCSIATGDDCIAISEGSSNIHITNIECGPGHGISIGSLGEDGATSAVEEVRVQDCHLKGTMYGARIKTWQGGSGYARKISFRGITLDQVRNPIIINQYYCNGKKDCKNETSAVEVSDVLYQGLRGTSTTKVAVKLSCSESIGCKNLAFEDIDIKSTDSDKTTQSSCSNAHGTSTNTVPTIDCLLP